The DNA window aagaagatgaaagcaATGGgacttttttgggtttttcctgagaattataataaacaacctttttcataaaaatttaattatcatattcttttgattttttctttaaaaaatcgaaaaaatgTCGTTCTTTATATATCAGGTATGTTCATATAACACGATGTAACGACTCaggcccactgctagcagatattgtcctttttgggctttcccttcaaggctttaaaacgcgtctctgctaggggaaagtttctactacacccttataaatggcggtttgttctcctccccaaccaatgtgggacatcacaatccacccccgttcggggccagcgttctcgttggcactctttccttcctccaaccgatgtgggaccgcccccaaatccaccccctatttggggctcagtgtccttactggcacaccgcctcgtgtctacccctcttcGAGGAACAACAAGAAGACTGGCATATCGTCCgttgtctggctctaataccatttgtaacgactcaggcccaccgctagcagatattgtcttctttgggctttccctttcaggcttcccctcaaggctttaaaacgcgtttgctacgGAAAGGTTTCcagacccttataaatgatggtttgttctcctccccaaccaatgtgggacaacACACCCGAGAACCCGAACAACTTGAACTATCCAACCAAAATCATTaaggttgaattgggttgaattttttgaaggCCGAGAATTCAGGCAAGTTCGCGAGTTGACATGTTCTTGGTTAAGTCAAcccgaaaatagggttacaacaACCCAACCTTaccttacttttaagattattacgaGTTGGGTTTAATATACAtatgaactttcaattttatttctaatatatatacgAACTTTAACAAGTTGGTTAAGATAGGATTAAAAATAATGCATAGTTACTAGTATCAACAAGATTTGCCTTCCTTTTCCGTGGACCTCCAAGTTAAGCGTCTttggtgtcacaatcgcacccTGTGGGCCTCACAATGTAATTGTTTAATACCTACTCTTGTTCTCGAGTAAGTCAGCCAACTAAACTTAGGTTATTGTTGGCATGAACGACGTATGTTCCTCAAGCCACCGACTCCACTCTTGACAAATAGTTTTAGAAAATCGAGTTCGAGGAAGTTTTGGAAAACAATTGGTAGAAAGTAATAAGTAACGACGACTTTAATAACATACAATCCATGTAGAAAAATCAACTATTAGTTACATTTCTTTACCGTACATTTTAATCTTGACAAATGTAGAAATGATTTTGACGAACGGTCAGTTTAAAGCTGACGTAAGCATGACCATCACAAGGGGCATTTAAGGTTTATAATTAGGATTAGGTAAGTAGTTTCTATagataattattgaattatactTTAATCCACGtgtataaatcaaatttatccATTTtccctttaaaaaaaaaactgccaCGTCCTCAACGTGGGgcccactctctctctctctctcccattaTAAAAAGCCTTGAccagagagagatagagagataGAGGGCTAATTGAAGTAGCGACGGTGGAAATGGCCTTCTTCCGGGGGTTTTCTGTTATGATGACGGCGGCGATGGTGGTTCTCGGTGGTTGTTTCGGCGGAGGCCACGGTGGCGTCCTTGGTTCGCCGGAGGAATTGGGCATCTGTGCTTCTGCTGTTACCATTCATGGCTATATGTGCCAAGAAATTCAGgcaatacatatatatatatatatatatatatatatatatatatatattttttttttttttttaaatttcagaaattaattttttttttcttatcttggATGTTTTTCaactcataaaaaattaaaaaaaaatagtttttaattttattttaattttcgtaATTGggtaattaattcaaatatttatttaaagaaaattaaaccaattctaaatgaaaaataaggtttttttttcctaatttaaataaactaataaattgAGGCAAAGACCATTCTAATTAAAGAAATGTCTCCTAAATTtccaattatataattatgaaatgaaaacttaaattattatcGGTTCTACCGTAACCCTAATTTCGATGTACATAATAGGTGACGACGAAAGATGGATATATTCTAAGCTTGCAGAGGATCCCAGAAGGTCGCTATGGAAGTGGCCGAGGTATCAAGAAACCGCCCGTCATCGTACAACATGGTATTCTTGTGGTATGTTTTCTTTATccgttaaataataaatttagtcgttaaacaaattcatatatatatatatataacataatcGATGctaaagataatattttaaaatttattctaataaattgattttattgaCTAATATAAACATAGTTCagctgaaaataaataatatatatatatatatatatatatatgtatgtatgtatagaTCTCgggtttcaaatttttattaggtGGGGTGGGACGGAAAAACTTTACTCGTCCCtatatgagatcccacaatcccatattggttgaggaggagaacgaaacatccctTTGAaatagtgtggaaacctttccttagtagatacattttaaagccttgaagggaagctcggaaggaaaagtccaaaaaagacaatatctactagcggtgggctttaaattgagccgttacaaatggtattagagctagacaccggacgatgtgctagaGAGGAGGCTGTTTCCTGAAGAGGGTGGAtagtgtgctagtaaggacgttgggacTTGAAATGAGGTGGATAGTGTGcaagtaaggacgctgggacttgaaagggggtggatagtgtgccagtaaggactcTGGGACCTAGAAGGGGATGGATAATGTGCCAGTGAGGGTCGTTGGGacctgaaagggggtggatagtgtgccagtaaagacgctcGGACTTGGAAGGGGATAGAtaatgtgccagtgagaacgttgGGACCTAAAAGGGAGTGGATAGTGTGTGTGCTAGTAAAGACGTTGGGACCTAAAAGGGGGTGGGatagtgtgccagtaaggacgctcgGACCTGAATGGAGGTGGATAGTGTGACAGTAAGGACGGGGCGGAGTACGATAGAGataggaaagaaaatataatctcGTCTCGGACTtggtttaattattattatattgtaatttagtttataattatattgtggatttttatttttatggagGACGGGATGTCATGGCTTCTGAACTCGCCGGAGCAGAACCTACCATTGATTCTCGCCGATAACGGCTTCGACGTTTGGATTTCCAACACACGAGGGACTAAATTCAGCCGCCGCCACACCGTCCTGAACCCCGCCGACCGGGAATTCTGGAACTGGTCATGGGACGAGCTCGCCGCCTATGAACTCCCCGCCGTCTTCGACCATGTTTCCCAACAAACTGGCCGGAAAATCCACTACGTCGGCCATTCTCTGGTGggtttatttcaattttccaatttttaatgATCGGAGTATAACCGACGGTGTTGGATCGGCAGGGGACGTTGATAATGCTAGCCTCGTTGTCGGAAGGGAGGCTGGTGAACCAGGTGCAATCGGTGGGGCTTTTGAGCCCCATCGCTTATCTCAGCCATATGACCACCGCTGTCGGAGCCTTGGCCGCCCAATCGCTCCTCGGCGAGGTGGGCGGCGATGAGTTTTGAAAATGGGTTTTATAACAGAGCACCGTCGCCACGGCGGcgtcggcggcggcggtgtgGCGTTTCTTTCTTATTGGTTAACCCTTTATTTAATGCTTCTTGCAGATTATTGAGTCGTTGGGTATTATAGAATTCAATCCAAAAGGGTAAATAgcttattttctattttcttagtaaaataaattaaattaataaaaataataataaattttataattttttctataaaaaattttaaaaaatatcggttactatacatatatatatatatatatatatatatatatatatatatatatatatatatatatatatNNNNNNNNNNNNNNNNNNNNNNNNNNNNNNNNNNNNNNNNNNNNNNNNNNNNNNNNNNNNNNNNNNNNNNNNNNNtctatatatatatatatatatatatatatatatatatatatatatatatatatatatatatatatatataaacgctattattttatttcaaaactacatttaaaatttaaaaaatacaaatgaaatttcaaaatttcattaataaataccttattttttattttttattttgagaaatcGATGGTTCGATCTTCATCTTGTAAAAACGGATGTGATTGATGACAGGAAAGCAGTGGAGAAATTTGTCAAATATTTGTGTGCTTTTCCGGGAATGAATTGCTATGACTTATTACCTGCTATTACTGGTATCTTCccgtttcaatttttttcaaaaattatttttttaaagtaatttggaaagaattattaatttaaactaattatttatttatattattaggTGATAATTGTTGTCTCAATTCATCTACCGTTCGGCTCTTTCTCGATAACGAACCGCAATCAACGTCGACAAAGAACTTGGTCCACTTAGCTCAAAGTAAGTGTTAGTTTTATGGTTTCAAAAAGCATCATTTACTTTCgtttaattgaataaaatgtTGTTTGATTGGGTTGAAAAGTTGTTAAGCATGGAGTATTGACGAAATACAACTATGACGGAATATACCTCAACTTGAAACACTATGGAAAAATCAAGCCGCCGATGTACAACCTCTCCAACATTCCCCATGATCTTGCCATTTTCATAAGCTATGGCGGTCGAGATGCCCTCTCTGACGTTGAAGACGTCAATCATCTCCTCGACCACTTCAAGTTTCACGACGTCGATAAGCTCTACGTCCAGTTCATCCAAAACTACGCCCATGTAGATTACGTCATGGGCATCAATGCAAATGATATGGTCTACAAACCTCTAATTGCCTTCTTCAAGAAGAGAGTTCATGTTAATTTATATTGATTTGAATCCGAAAGAATGACACAAAAACAGAGAATAGAGAATTGAGTTTGTAGCAATAAAGGTTTCTAATAGTAAATAATTTGGAGGGTAAACATTTCGACCTGTTTTAGTTCAACGTTGGTTGATTATATATACGTCTCGTACGATAACCTCAGAAAGGTCACCGGATCTTTAGAACACCCTAGGAAGCATAATCATCAAGTCGACAATATCAACCCGCTATGTTTCCACCTTACGAGTCGAGAAATGATTATTTGATCGAAACACAATGAATTACATCTACTTATTCAAAAGGAATGTTGCAAGAAACTTGTCAACTAAAGATGATATTACATGGAAAACAACTTTAGATTACAGAATACAAACAGCTtcccaaaatcaaaagatgagcagaaaacattaaaacattgTGGTGAAGCTGAagttttggattggattggattggattgggttaATAAGGAATGCCTTCTTCAGGTAAATCCCAGTTGTCATCATCAGCTTCCTGTTTGGTTGCAGGCACATCCTGCTTGTCCTGTGGTGTAAATCTTTGCTGTGGCCGCCTGTTCATCAACCAAATCATAACTCAgtttcatcaaacaccttaGCACGTAAATGATATCCATTTTTCCATCACAAACGTTGTAATTAGCTAATGGGGCCTCAAGAATTCACTTAATAAGACGTTTTTCTACAGCCATCTTCCATCTCGAGTAATGGTGTACTTGGTTTCGAGATATAAGATGTTCAGTGAAATTCTCTATAATAACGAAacgaaaaaggaagaaatctCTCATCATTCTTAATCAACAAAAAATGGTGCACCTTCTCGTTGGCATTCAGCACTCAACCGGAAAAGCTATAGTTGCATCGGCCTCACACATGGAGTTTCTTTGTTCACTCGAATAAGCAGATTAATCGTACTTTGAGATCGATAAGTGAGTTGGATTCTCCTTAGATTCATTGCCAAGTTTGGTCTTTCTTCAATCTTGTGTGGAAGGAATTCTCTCCGGGTTCGACAATTGGGTTAACCTTCCTCCCAAAATGAAGAACCAGAGTCTTTTAACAAAATGGAGTGATTCATATCCCAAAAAgatcaaattctttatttggGAGCTAAGCTATTCCAACGTCAATACTCAGGTTGTCCTACAGAGAAAGCATTAGCTGTCCCTTATTATGCATGGGGAATATGGAAACTCAAAATTCACCTATTCAGTAGCTGTTCCTTTGCAAATGAATTCTAGCGCTTTATCtatgcgagatcccacattggttggagaggagaacgaagcattcttaagggtgtagaaacctctccctagcaaacgtattttaaaaaccttgagggagaAACTCGAacgagaaagcccaaagagaacaatatctactaatggtgggcttgggctgctacaaatagtattagagccagacactgggcgatgtgccatcGAGAAGATTGAGcaccgaagggaggtggacacaaggcagtCGGGAATGGATtagagggtcccacatcaattggagaagagaacgagtgccagagAGGACATTGGACCCTGaatgaggtggattgtgagattctacgtcggttggagaggaaaacaaaacattctttacgaGGAGTTTTCTATAGAGTAGATGGTTTAGAATGCAATAATCGCATTTTCAACGACAAGCAGCAAGACTCTCCGTCCTTTACCGAGTAGTTATTTTCGCTTCGTCATGGGGCAAGTTCAAACAACCTTTTCGTACACTACACCCTGTTCGTATTGGCAAAGATATACACCTTTTCAAGAATATGTTCTTACTCTTGGACCAATCGTTCAACAAGGTTAGCTACCTCGTAATAACTATTGAATATAGATTCAAAAATCTGCATGTCTCTTAGTAACCACAGTATAAAAACCGTCGGAAGGACGCACCTCTAGTGTACTAGTTATCGTGCTAACGATAAACACTAAACACTTGGTAGCCATTGGAAAAGGGAAGCGAGGGAAGCTAAGCTTAACGAGGACTGAAGAAGAATCAATATTAATGAGGCCAACGATTTAAGGTACTTTTCTCTCATACATCTAACAGGTTACCTTCCTAGCAATCAAATTCAAcactgaaagaaaaaaacgacAGAGCAAAAATCGCAAACAATTCAAGGAGAAGAATCACaataaatcaaaatccaaacaaacaatcaCAGAATTCACAACCAAAAACACAAATCCCAAAAGAAACCacaagaaattttagaaacagACCTCCGGCGGTTACGTTTAGCAGCCTCGCGAGACTTGCGCTTCTTAACATCATGAGGATTTTCAAAGAATTTCCGTCTCTTACACTCCTGAATCACACCGGCTCTCATAACCTCTCGCCGGAATCTATTCAAAAGCCGCTCCTCCGGCTCATTATCATCTACAATCACCTGCACATTATAAGCCGATCTGAAGAACATAGTATTAGCAAAGGCCAGCGAGGGGCAGATAACGGAGGCTAATTCCGCCGATAAGGGCTCGGAATGTTTCGGAGCCTGTTGGGGGCTTAGAGCAACCGATCCATCTCTGGATTTTAGTGTCTGAAATTGAGCAGCCGCCTGATTCGCCGGAGAAGGAGACGCAATGAGGGGCTGAAGGGGCTTTGGCGGCGGTGGTTTTGAAGGtaagaggaaggagaagaagctGGAGAGAGAAGCCATGGATGGGTCTGGAAATTCAGTGTAGAGTTCGCAACTTTGAGAGTTCGATCATCTCCTCTCCATCTCTTCTAGCGTTTGTGGATAAGTTTCCcaatccatttttcttttaatttcgccaaaaatagaataattaaataattaaaatagcattttttttttatatttttagtatgtctaaatttttaaaatttagaattatacataaaaagtaattttttttttaataaatataatattttatacataaattaataatattttatattccgctcaatattttattagtcatttataaataaaaatgttcatTTAACCTACGGACCTGATGTGAGTAGTGGAGAATCGGGTTGGGGACGAGAATTTTATTCTCCATCCCGAACCCCACCAAATCTCCGCCCTATATTCAATATTATgttgtaataattatattaagaattatattatattatattttttaaatttattaaaatattttacctTAGTTATTTCGaccaatataaaatatatacattcGATTAATagatttaagttttaaattttcacctataataatataaatataatagtatatatatatattcattatgAACTCTCCTAATGGTTAAATGGAGGGTGAAAACCTCTATCTCACGACTCGAGTACTGTACTCTCATGATCAGTAGAGATATGTTAATTGTTCTCGTTCCTctcaattaataataatatatttttcaaaaaagaaaaacgggGCCAAATCGAGACTGTTTTTTGTTCTCGTCTCCATTAAGTTCATGATATTTTTGCCTTCTACCACTCGTTTCTTCGCCCGAGAAAGAATATAACAACTTGAGCTCatcactaatagatattgtccgcttttgccCATTACGTATTACCGTtagccttacggttttaaaacgcgtctattaggaagaagttttcacatctttataaagaacgattcgtttttctctccaataAACGTAGGATGTCACAAACAACTTCGTTAGCTACCtgagaatattatattatgttacGAGAGTGGTTTTGGTGACACGAGTGACCCCATGACATAGTTAATGGCAACTTGTTGATGTTAGCCATTATGACTAGGAATCTTTTAAGTATATAATATGATCACATTATTAAAAGAGAAAGCAAAGGCCACAATGaatttatatcataaattaTGGTTTGTCACTAACACGGTAGACCAGCACGTTTTGTCATCACtcgcatgttttttttaagaattttttcaaaagataaCCGAGCATACTTGCATATCTTTAGCATCCCTCTCGTTTAAATATGATATCGGTCGGTTTATATCTCATTTCTCTACTCAAGCATCATGAATATCTTATCTACTGAATTATATTCGAATTGTTTTATATAAACCTgtggatcccacatcggttggagaggggaacagagcattctttataagggtgtggaaacttctccgtagtatacacgttttaaaactgtgagactgagagctatacgtaacgagcaaaagtggacaatatctgctagcggtgagcttgtgctgttataaatggtgtcagagccagacactggaaggtgtgccagcgaggacgctaggcctcaagaggggtggattatgagatcccacatcaattggggaagaaaacgaaacgtttcttatatgggtgtggaagcctctccttagtagacacgttttaaaactgtgagactgagagctatacgtaacgagcaaaagtggacaatatctgctagtggtgagcttgtgctgttataaatggtgtcagagccagacactggaaggtgtgccagcgaggacgctaggcctcaagaggggtggattatgagatcccacatcaattggggaagaaaacgaaacgtttcttatatgggtgtggaagcctctccttagtagacacgttttaaaactgtgagactgagagctatacgtaacgagcaaaagtggacaatatctgctagtgatgaGCTTgtgctgttataaatggtgtcagagccagacactggaaggtgtgccagcgaggacgctaggcctcaagaggggtggattatgagatcccacatcaattggggaagaaaacgaaacgtttcttatatgggtgtggaagcctctccttagtagacacgttttaaaactgtgagactgagagctatacgtaacgagccaaagtggacaatatctactagtggtgagcttgtgctgttataaatagtatcagagctagacactgagaggtgtgctagcgaggatgttgggcctcaagaggggtggattgtgagatcccacatcaattggagaagaaaacgaaacgtttcttataag is part of the Cucurbita pepo subsp. pepo cultivar mu-cu-16 chromosome LG03, ASM280686v2, whole genome shotgun sequence genome and encodes:
- the LOC111790734 gene encoding triacylglycerol lipase 2-like, whose product is MAFFRGFSVMMTAAMVVLGGCFGGGHGGVLGSPEELGICASAVTIHGYMCQEIQVTTKDGYILSLQRIPEGRYGSGRGIKKPPVIVQHGILVDGMSWLLNSPEQNLPLILADNGFDVWISNTRGTKFSRRHTVLNPADREFWNWSWDELAAYELPAVFDHVSQQTGRKIHYVGHSLGTLIMLASLSEGRLVNQVQSVGLLSPIAYLSHMTTAVGALAAQSLLGEIIESLGIIEFNPKGKAVEKFVKYLCAFPGMNCYDLLPAITGDNCCLNSSTVRLFLDNEPQSTSTKNLVHLAQIVKHGVLTKYNYDGIYLNLKHYGKIKPPMYNLSNIPHDLAIFISYGGRDALSDVEDVNHLLDHFKFHDVDKLYVQFIQNYAHVDYVMGINANDMVYKPLIAFFKKRVHVNLY
- the LOC111790733 gene encoding 30S ribosomal protein S21, chloroplastic-like, encoding MASLSSFFSFLLPSKPPPPKPLQPLIASPSPANQAAAQFQTLKSRDGSVALSPQQAPKHSEPLSAELASVICPSLAFANTMFFRSAYNVQVIVDDNEPEERLLNRFRREVMRAGVIQECKRRKFFENPHDVKKRKSREAAKRNRRRRPQQRFTPQDKQDVPATKQEADDDNWDLPEEGIPY